A genome region from Pirellulales bacterium includes the following:
- the fabD gene encoding ACP S-malonyltransferase, with product MAFEVGLGKIAFLFPGQGAQAVGMGRQLADKLPSVRRLYERASETLGYDLARLCFEGPAEELDSTVYSQPALFVTSLAAVESLKQQSPDVLLSCEGAAGLSLGEYTALVFAGAMDFEVGLRLVQERGAAMQEAADGTPSGMVSVLGLERVQVEALCDQARGGGILEVANLLCPGNIVVSGSNDACERVAESAEAAGAMKAVPLAVAGAFHTSIMQPAVARLEAALASAVVRRPQIPVVSNVDARPHNEPDDIRATLVRQVVSAVRWEESVRYLLDQGFDQFYEVGPGRVLRGLLRRIDRKATCQNVME from the coding sequence TTGGCTTTCGAGGTCGGATTGGGCAAGATCGCCTTTTTGTTTCCTGGTCAAGGCGCGCAAGCGGTCGGCATGGGCCGGCAACTTGCCGACAAGCTGCCAAGCGTGCGGCGACTGTACGAGCGCGCCAGCGAAACGCTGGGCTACGATCTGGCGCGGCTCTGCTTTGAAGGGCCCGCCGAGGAATTGGATTCGACCGTCTACAGCCAACCGGCGCTATTCGTCACCAGCTTGGCGGCTGTCGAGTCGCTCAAGCAGCAGTCGCCCGACGTGCTGCTGTCTTGCGAGGGGGCGGCGGGGTTGAGCCTGGGCGAATACACGGCGCTGGTGTTCGCGGGCGCGATGGATTTTGAAGTCGGCTTGCGCCTGGTGCAGGAGCGAGGCGCGGCCATGCAAGAGGCCGCCGACGGCACACCCAGCGGCATGGTGAGCGTGCTGGGATTGGAGCGGGTGCAAGTGGAGGCGCTGTGCGACCAGGCGCGCGGCGGCGGCATCTTGGAGGTCGCCAATTTGCTCTGCCCGGGCAACATTGTGGTATCTGGCTCGAACGACGCGTGCGAGCGGGTAGCGGAGTCGGCCGAGGCGGCGGGCGCAATGAAGGCGGTGCCGCTGGCGGTGGCGGGGGCGTTTCACACCTCGATCATGCAGCCGGCCGTGGCGCGGCTGGAGGCGGCGCTGGCGAGCGCCGTAGTGCGGCGGCCGCAGATACCGGTGGTGTCGAACGTCGACGCGCGGCCGCACAACGAGCCAGACGATATTCGCGCGACGCTGGTGCGACAGGTGGTGAGCGCGGTGCGCTGGGAAGAATCGGTGCGCTACCTGCTCGACCAGGGATTTGACCAGTTTTATGAAGTGGGACCGGGGCGGGTGCTGCGGGGCCTACTGCGACGGATCGACCGCAAGGCGACCTGCCAGAATGTGATGGAATAA